A DNA window from Eremothecium cymbalariae DBVPG#7215 chromosome 3, complete sequence contains the following coding sequences:
- the UBX4 gene encoding Ubx4p (similar to Ashbya gossypii ADR150C): MSAVRVQYGHSIFKYTATPSTLLNDVLVKAMVHFKLSSDTHTWFLKYGEKDLTLFLPYNQLNLPTGCVLQLGSILKDETNVNGKELSIKFQAMGIGAHIRKINTNFNIADTVKEVCEAENWNMQPLSQVSISLFSKNILFEELKGMSFEDLGVNNGVMIRLKLPKSVNSPKVSNESNIASCAINDLEWRKICDTSSKEDKTEVSESPKRQIHKVYAYAPAISSRGTTSQSTSVKEESDDSDYDLSEGDILKYQSMLSKRAMTGPLMTKRLREQLDARETRKVEICTIRVKFPDLTHLESSFAKDETMEDVYKLVSLNLIDSDIEFTLVQSHPPVVLEKASLKLVEHLNFGSNTLLLFKTKNPPPYLKKSILDSAKTITSASNNDVSSANTMVEHQKLTFNSGEQMSIKKVPKWMKLSKN, from the coding sequence ATGTCCGCAGTGCGAGTGCAATATGGCCATTCGATATTTAAGTATACGGCTACACCATCTACTTTGTTGAATGATGTATTGGTGAAAGCCATGGTGCATTTCAAATTAAGTTCTGATACCCATACATGGTTTCTTAAGTACGGTGAAAAAGATTTAACGTTATTCCTTCCTTACAATCAACTGAACCTACCAACAGGGTGTGTGTTGCAACTGGGTTCAATTTTAAAGGACGAAACGAATGTAAATGGCAAGGAACTGTCGATAAAGTTTCAAGCCATGGGTATTGGGGCACATATCCGTAAGATAAATACGAATTTCAACATTGCTGATACGGTTAAGGAGGTTTGTGAGGCTGAAAATTGGAATATGCAACCTTTAAGCCAGGTGAGCATATCattattttctaaaaacatATTGTTTGAAGAGTTAAAGGGGATGagttttgaagatcttGGTGTAAATAATGGCGTGATGATACGCTTAAAACTACCAAAATCTGTTAACAGCCCAAAGGTTTCCAATGAGTCAAATATTGCATCCTGTGCTATAAACGATTTAGAATGGAGGAAAATTTGCGATACATCTTCCAAAGAAGATAAAACGGAAGTTTCAGAAAGTCCTAAACGTCAAATTCATAAAGTATATGCATATGCTCCTGCAATATCTTCCCGCGGAACCACTTCACAAAGTACATCTGTGAAAGAAGAATCAGATGATAGCGATTATGATCTTTCTGAGGGTGATATTCTGAAATATCAAAGCATGCTATCAAAGAGAGCAATGACAGGGCCATTGATGACCAAACGATTACGCGAACAACTGGATGCCAGGGAAACACgaaaagttgaaatttGCACTATTAGGGTTAAATTTCCTGATCTGACCCATTTAGAATCCAGTTTTGCAAAGGATGAAACTATGGAGGATGTTTACAAGTTGGTTTCCCTTAATTTAATAGATTCAGATATAGAATTTACACTTGTTCAGTCACACCCTCCCGTTGTACTTGAAAAAGCGAGTTTAAAACTGGTAGAACATTTGAATTTTGGTTCTAATACGTTGCTTttattcaaaacaaaaaacccACCGccatatttgaagaagtcgATATTAGATTCTGCAAAGACGATTACAAGCGCCAGTAATAATGATGTTTCATCCGCCAATACAATGGTAGAACATCAGAAACTTACTTTCAATTCAGGAGAACAGATGTCTATAAAAAAAGTTCCCAAATGGATGAAATTAAGCAAGAATTAA
- the NUC1 gene encoding ribonuclease (similar to Ashbya gossypii ADR144C), translating into MSYKNIFTGVLGAGVLGSIFLKGSSNVPATPAPPPQLTDPVNVDPAKFFKYGFPGPTHDLENRQGFISCYDRRTRNPYWVVEHITAESLKLKNGNRKNVFFKEDEAIPEMFRARLRDYFRSGYDRGHLAPAADFKYSQNAMEESFYLSNVCPQLHDGFNAGYWMYLEQYCRRLAMKYGSLHIVSGPLYLPKKDPVDGKFRVTYEVIGNPPNVAVPTHFFKLLLADNGKLYAGAYVLPNEPIPQSAKLSEFEVPINALERSTGLQFLQKAKYERLPVEDGMIKLIAETVYD; encoded by the coding sequence ATGAGTTATAAGAATATATTCACTGGTGTGCTAGGTGCTGGTGTGTTAGGAtctatatttttgaagggTTCATCCAACGTACCCGCAACTCCTGCTCCTCCGCCTCAATTGACAGATCCTGTCAACGTTGACCCGGCAAAGTTCTTTAAGTATGGATTTCCAGGCCCTACTCATGACTTGGAGAACAGACAAGGATTTATTTCGTGCTATGATAGAAGAACCAGGAATCCTTACTGGGTTGTTGAACATATTACGGCGGAGtctttaaaattgaaaaatggaAATAGAAAGAATGTTTTTTTTAAGGAAGATGAAGCTATTCCTGAAATGTTTAGAGCAAGGTTGCGGGATTATTTTAGATCTGGGTATGATAGGGGGCATTTAGCACCAGCTGCTGATTTTAAGTATTCCCAGAATGCTATGGAAGaaagtttttatttatCAAATGTTTGCCCGCAACTCCACGATGGTTTTAACGCCGGTTATTGGATGTATCTCGAACAATATTGTCGTCGTTTGGCTATGAAGTATGGCAGCTTACACATAGTTAGTGGGCCTCTATATTTGCCAAAAAAGGATCCAGTTGATGGGAAGTTCAGAGTTACCTATGAGGTCATCGGAAATCCTCCTAATGTTGCTGTTCCGACGcactttttcaaattgcTTTTAGCAGATAATGGTAAATTATATGCAGGTGCATATGTATTACCAAATGAACCAATTCCACAATCTGCTAAATTGTCTGAATTTGAAGTTCCAATTAATGCATTAGAACGTTCTACTGGGCTGCAGTTTTTGCAAAAAGCTAAATATGAAAGACTTCCAGTAGAAGATGGAATGATAAAACTTATTGCAGAAACAGTTTATGATTAG
- the TEF4 gene encoding translation elongation factor EF1B gamma (similar to Ashbya gossypii ADR147C) codes for MSLGTLYYRLPSRSVLPIAIIKSLGLDVKIVEADSDETFAKSFPLKKVPAFIGSKGQKLHEVIAITRYLINLAGDEKAKKDLLGADIHEEAQVMKWESFANSDFCDAIVRRMKFETGAIPYNKKSSEEAAALIDTITSIYEERLKNYTYVATEKVTTADILSAMMFFLGFVTTLGSQWRSEHPIIMRWFNSVVDSKYLKGSMDHSRMVDEPLKYSPPKKEKKEKKEQPKKEQEKTVEDDIPAEPKKPKHPLSLLSAPTLNLDDWKRKYSNEDTRPVALPWFWEQYNPEDYSLWKVSYKYNEELTMTFMSNNLIGGFFNRLSASTKYMFGCLVVYGENNNNGIIGAMMVRGQDYVPAFDVAPDWESYEYTKLDPSNPEDKEFINNMWAWDKPVVVNGEPREIADGKVFK; via the exons ATGTCCCTCGGTACCCTATATTACAGACTTCCAAGTAGATCTGTGTTGCCTATTGCTATAATCAAATCTTTAGGCTTGGACGTGAAGATTGTTGAAGCCGACTCTGATGAGACTTTTGCTAAGAGCTTTCCATTAAAGAAAGTTCCAGCCTTTATTGGTTCAAAGGGTCAAAAATTGCACGAAGTGATTGCTATTACTCGTTACT TGATCAATTTAGCCGGTGATGAAAAGGCCAAGAAGGATTTGCTAGGTGCAGACATCCATGAGGAGGCCCAGGTCATGAAATGGGAGTCTTTTGCTAACTCTGACTTCTGCGACGCTATAGTCAGACGTATGAAGTTCGAGACTGGTGCTATACCATACAATAAGAAATCATCCGAGGAAGCTGCCGCTCTGATTGACACAATTACCTCTATCTACGAGGAAAGGTTAAAGAACTACACCTATGTGGCCACCGAGAAAGTCACCACTGCTGATATCTTATCAGCAATGATGTTCTTCTTGGGTTTCGTAACTACTTTGGGTTCACAGTGGAGATCTGAACACCCGATTATTATGAGGTGGTTTAACTCGGTTGTTGACTCTAAATACTTGAAGGGCAGTATGGACCACTCCAGAATGGTTGACGAGCCATTGAAGTATTCTCCTCcaaagaaggagaagaaggaaaagaaggagcAACCCAAGAAGGAGCAGGAAAAGACTGTCGAAGATGACATTCCAGCCGAGCCAAAGAAGCCAAAACATCCATTGAGTCTGTTGAGTGCACCAACTCTGAACTTGGACGACTGGAAGAGAAAGTATTCCAACGAGGACACTAGACCTGTTGCATTGCCTTGGTTCTGGGAACAATACAACCCCGAGGACTACTCCCTCTGGAAGGTTTCTTATAAGTacaatgaagaattgacAATGACCTTCATGTCCAACAACTTGATCGGTGGTTTCTTCAATAGATTGTCCGCCTCCACTAAATATATGTTCGGTTGTCTAGTCGTTTACGGtgaaaacaacaacaacggtATCATCGGTGCGATGATGGTTCGTGGTCAGGATTATGTTCCAGCTTTTGACGTTGCTCCGGACTGGGAATCTTATGAATACACCAAGTTAGACCCCTCCAACCCTGAAGATAAGGAATTCATTAACAACATGTGGGCGTGGGACAAGCCTGTCGTTGTCAACGGTGAACCAAGAGAGATTGCTGATGGTaaggttttcaaataa
- the SOV1 gene encoding Sov1p (similar to Ashbya gossypii ADR149W): MLRYGVKPANRFCLIQIRCIRSKPQLSKVAPTTEQIAGFIQEQHKGFPSNESHKRMEIKENQFLDMRNVTDKRFEDSDDFIHLLELKNPGFKKSVLNLRRLKIKLKSLPPGSNDKFKEVFDYLLRECEGEITRMQTMSPEKFKETVDNNKLRELEMKKIKAKSETELSDVMFHELLMKNRDDSIFQNTEELFRLMLDLVTTGDKIISVEQMVQAFELSKLIPSTIHRLRGIFLSGRLLYSLGTVRMDPVNESFYIEALLYHGHFRQAIHLFETYKDKVDQRWWYEIGMMTLLRANKIHKFDQLFKRSLEKFGSDYFRSTVIKTAIQKKLYMRDFAAADRLTDFFLDIADRYGCARDERIESHMKTFENEEQANLYLNAIQKPTDKDFNSIIQAHVFRKNQKTALKTFAKYIQRPEFGDADWSYCITKMQLPLLKDYEFLKEAIEPFLEPGLEAERLKKLERIFNVSLEKLGVPEIKRALDVILYQNINRFTLDSKTTDLIHKYIVRNWISPTETINDDDLSKKFYGILKILLANGKIESSKKLVKKLEESDGSNYYPKVNGHHYAAIIDYYLRKVLLTKSRAKRASYSKEVTTIFDGMKKMQLDFNSRVISSLLAFYRNMPDFNNCFALINRLFDYKLAQSDATDQKINLSPFYGRRIINVDLYGEVWRCYLSYYTKKSDWTLLHHTSNSVGWKNHVMQTMKETKIHPTHSMLLLFKTMVEDDNILISSNLYGTIIRSFIKGRNWTSLPAVIEYMRSSHGVELEKRLKAYVEESLKREYVAFERQKLGIINSTLSSPSKLAVAKKRVDDMINNNVILKSHTDNDVDDTIIKLLEYLSKVNKEDISTVMDVYKILKLDVALINKLMSKDYL, from the coding sequence ATGCTACGATATGGCGTAAAACCAGCTAACAGATTTTGTTTAATTCAAATTAGATGCATCAGGTCCAAACCTCAATTATCAAAGGTTGCTCCCACCACTGAACAAATAGCAGGCTTCATACAAGAGCAACACAAAGGGTTCCCTTCTAATGAGAGCCATAAAAGGATggaaataaaagaaaatcaaTTTTTGGACATGAGGAATGTGACAGATAAACGGTTTGAAGACTCTGATGACTTCATTCATCTCCTGGAGTTGAAAAATCCaggttttaaaaagtcTGTCTTGAATTTGCGACGTTTAAAGATAAAGTTAAAATCTCTTCCTCCAGGTTCTAAtgataaatttaaagaagtttttgattaCTTGCTAAGAGAATGTGAAGGTGAAATCACTAGGATGCAGACTATGAGTCCTGAAAAGTTTAAGGAAACAGTGGATAATAATAAGTTGAGAGAgttggagatgaagaaaataaagGCTAAATCTGAAACTGAGCTTAGCGACGTCATGTTCCATGAGctattaatgaaaaatcGAGATGATTCAATATTCCAAAATACTGAGGAATTATTCAGACTGATGTTAGACTTAGTTACGACTGGtgataaaataataagtGTTGAGCAAATGGTTCAGGCATTTGAGTTGTCCAAATTAATCCCTTCTACAATACATCGTTTGCGTGGTATCTTTCTATCAGGTCGGTTGTTGTATTCATTGGGCACCGTAAGAATGGATCCAGTGAATGAATCCTTTTATATTGAAGCTTTGCTTTACCATGGTCATTTTAGACAAGCAATACATCTGTTTGAAACATACAAAGACAAGGTTGATCAGCGTTGGTGGTACGAGATAGGGATGATGACATTGTTAAGAGCTAATAAAATCCATAAATTTGACCAGCTATTCAAGCGATCATTAGAGAAATTTGGATCTGATTATTTTAGATCTACTGTCATTAAAACtgcaattcaaaagaaaCTATACATGAGAGATTTTGCAGCTGCTGACAGGCTCAccgatttttttttggacATTGCAGACAGATATGGATGTGCTAGAGACGAACGGATAGAAAGCCATATGAAAACCTTTGAAAATGAGGAACAAGCAAATTTATACTTAAATGCTATTCAAAAACCAACAGATAAGGACTTTAATAGTATAATACAAGCTCATGTTTTCCGCAAGAATCAAAAAACAGCCCTCAAAACTTTTGCAAAGTATATTCAGCGTCCTGAGTTTGGAGATGCTGATTGGAGTTATTGTATTACTAAAATGCAACTGCCACTATTAAAAGATTATGAATTCCTAAAAGAGGCTATAGAGCCGTTTTTAGAGCCTGGTTTAGAGGCTGAACGGTTAAAGAAGTTAGAAAGAATCTTTAATGTTTCTCTCGAAAAACTTGGTGTGCCAGAGATCAAAAGAGCATTGGACGTCATCTTGTACCAAAACATAAACAGATTTACCTTGGACTCTAAAACAACAGATTTAATTCACAAATATATTGTTCGCAATTGGATATCCCCAACAGAAACAATAAATGATGACGACCTATCGAAGAAATTTTATGGAATTCTCAAGATTTTATTGGCGAATGGTAAAATTGAGAGTTCTAAGAAGCTagttaaaaaattggaGGAATCGGATGGTAGTAACTATTATCCAAAAGTAAATGGACATCATTATGCTGCAATCATCGACTACTACTTAAGAAAAGTATTGCTTACAAAAAGTAGGGCTAAAAGGGCATCATACTCGAAAGAAGTAACAACTATTTTTGATGGTATGAAAAAGATGCAGTTGGATTTCAATTCTAGAGTGATCTCATCTTTGCTGGCATTTTACAGGAATATGCCAGATTTCAATAATTGCTTTGCCTTGATAAATCGATTATTCGATTATAAATTGGCGCAGTCTGATGCTACTGACCAAAAAATTAACTTGAGCCCGTTCTACGGTAGACGTATTATTAACGTAGATTTATATGGTGAGGTATGGAGATGTTATCTTTCGTATTATACTAAGAAAAGCGATTGGACTTTGCTTCACCATACTTCCAACTCAGTCGGTTGGAAGAATCATGTGATGCAGACCATGAAAGAGACCAAAATCCACCCAACTCATTCGATGCTTCTGTTGTTTAAAACTATGGTGGAAGATGACAACATTTTAATATCCTCCAATTTATATGGAACTATAATTCGGAGCTTTATAAAAGGACGCAATTGGACTAGTCTTCCCGCTGTTATAGAATATATGAGAAGCAGCCACGGTGTTGAACTTGAAAAACGTCTAAAGGCGTATGTCGAAGAATCATTAAAGAGAGAATATGTTGCTTTCGAAAGACAAAAGTTAGGTATCATCAATTCTACACTAtcatctccttcaaagcTTGCTGTGGCAAAAAAAAGAGTTGATGATAtgattaataataatgtgATACTGAAAAGCCATACAGATAATGACGTTGATGATACAATTATCAAGCTGTTGGAATACTTGAGCAAGGTCAATAAGGAAGACATTTCAACGGTAATGGATGTGtataaaattttaaaactgGACGTTGCTCTGATCAATAAGCTCATGTCCAAGGATTACCTGTAA
- the RRP14 gene encoding ribosome biosynthesis protein RRP14 (similar to Ashbya gossypii ADR148W) has protein sequence MSNSLEERLKSYSSAFDGLLSLIPAKYYYDDKTKEQWKAKKKSKQQSKIDKKKKLDPYEQDQESSSALEVMKLREKEAKPVVLPGEKLKASRKLQEEKHEENVIDEEEDEEEGINVIFDDEGNEVGAESQESTTQQEPDSGEQQVVESKAKGPLTATLENQKAEKQKKMDVLRSKLQERIQAMKERRRAPGSKVEGAPSSREAILAQRKKRDELKKRKLEEEKLKQDYSSAEDSESESESDAEDQPPHKKARKSDIDISTKDLMFQNIVFDDGTKATSDLQKLRKTDKKKGPARNDIKAHLKLAEAKRTNLESKDELEQIMVKEKDKWKKAMLQAEGVKLRDDEKLLRKALKRKEAKKRKSAIEWKDREQTVATSIAEKQKRREQNLAIRKDNKGKKKSKQQKMKRKFKGVVASKKRAGFEGRLKSGKKQ, from the coding sequence atgagTAATTCACTGGAAGAGCGTCTGAAATCTTATTCTAGTGCGTTTGATGGGTTACTATCGCTAATTCCGGCAAAGTACTATTATGATGATAAGACTAAAGAGCAATGGAAAGCTAAAAAAAAGTCGAAACAACAGTCAAAAATagacaagaagaagaagcttgACCCATATGAGCAAGATCAGGAATCATCTTCTGCTTTAGAGGTGATGAAACTTCGGGAAAAGGAGGCCAAGCCAGTTGTATTGCCTGGtgaaaagttgaaggcGTCCAGAAAACTACAAGAGGAAAAGCATGAAGAGAATGTAAttgacgaagaagaagatgaagaagaaggaattAATGTGATTTTCGATGATGAAGGTAATGAGGTTGGTGCCGAATCGCAGGAATCGACGACCCAACAGGAACCAGATTCTGGAGAACAGCAAGTTGTAGAATCGAAGGCAAAGGGGCCTTTAACGGCTACTTTAGAGAATCAAAAAGCGGAAAAGCAAAAGAAGATGGATGTTTTACGGTCTAAGCTGCAGGAAAGAATCCAAGCTATGAAAGAAAGGAGAAGGGCTCCAGGGTCTAAAGTTGAAGGGGCACCTAGCTCACGGGAAGCCATTTTGGCtcagagaaagaaaagagatgaattgaaaaagagAAAGTTGGAAGAGGAGAAATTAAAGCAGGATTATTCTTCTGCCGAGGATAGCGAATCTGAGTCTGAAAGCGATGCAGAAGACCAGCCACCTCATAAAAAAGCTCGTAAATCAGATATTGATATATCCACAAAAGACCTGATGTTTCAGAATATTGTTTTCGATGATGGCACTAAAGCGACTTCAGATCTACAGAAATTGAGAAAAACAGACAAGAAAAAGGGTCCTGCTAGGAATGATATTAAAGCACACCTAAAACTTGCTGAGGCGAAGAGAACTAATCTAGAATCTAAGGATGAATTGGAGCAGATAATggtaaaagaaaaagataaGTGGAAAAAAGCCATGTTACAAGCTGAAGGTGTGAAGTTGagagatgatgaaaagCTTTTAAGAAAAGCGCTAAAGAGAAAGGAAGCCAAGAAGCGAAAGTCAGCAATTGAATGGAAAGATCGTGAACAAACGGTCGCAACTTCTATCGCTGAGAaacaaaagagaagagaaCAGAATCTAGCTATAAGGAAAGATAATAAGGGTAAGAAAAAGTCGAAGCAGCAGAAAATGAAGCGGAAATTCAAAGGTGTTGTAGCATCCAAGAAGAGGGCAGGCTTTGAAGGCCGCTTAAAGAGTGGTAAGAAGCAATAA
- the VMA5 gene encoding H(+)-transporting V1 sector ATPase subunit C (similar to Ashbya gossypii ADR146C) yields MSTVLYTSKKFILLSLPQNAKPAKSNESDLNTWLVRDMVGGRAFVSEFPIPEFKLGSLESLVLQSEELAKIDSNINGSISKIVEILATLTESQSNAYGTISINNIPIQEYLNDFHWHNRKFKLDKSIKELISEISNECFQLDADVRSTYTNYNNAKTNLVAAERKKTGDLSVSSLHDIVTAEDFITNSEYLTTVLVVVPRNLQDEFENSYETLTKNVVPSSAGILKQDDEYILYNVHLFKKYANAFMNACRDRKFIPREFNYSEELVEQLKSEHAYAASQEQSQRVQLIRLTKTAYADVLVNWFHIKALRVFVESVLRYGVPPHFLTKIITVPDKDFKQCKSELLEQFGYLGGNAFSKDKKGKIKRNDSTLHEYASLVDTDYEPFVIYEMEL; encoded by the coding sequence ATGTCAACTGTTTTATATACTTCCAAAAAGTTCATCCTTCTTTCTTTACCTCAAAATGCCAAACCAGCAAAGAGTAATGAGTCAGATTTAAATACTTGGTTGGTAAGAGATATGGTTGGTGGCAGGGCTTTTGTTTCTGAGTTTCCAATCCCAGAGTTTAAACTTGGGTCTTTGGAGAGTCTTGTATTACAGTCTGAAGAGCTTGCTAAgattgattcaaatatCAATGGATCTATTTCGAAGATAGTGGAAATCTTAGCGACGTTAACGGAATCGCAGAGTAATGCTTATGGTACGATTtctattaataatattccAATTCAGGAATACTTGAATGACTTTCATTGGCACAACAGAAAATTCAAATTGGACAAGAGTATCAAGGAGTTGATTAGTGAGATTTCCAACGAATGTTTCCAACTGGATGCTGATGTTAGGAGCACATACACGAACTACAATAATGCGAAAACAAATTTAGTTGCTgcagaaagaaaaaagacTGGTGATTTGTCTGTGAGTTCTTTGCATGACATTGTTACTGCAGAAGACTTCATTACTAACAGCGAGTATTTGACAACAGTATTGGTCGTTGTGCCAAGGAACTTGCAGGACGAATTTGAAAACAGTTACGAAACATTGACCAAAAACGTTGTTCCAAGTTCCGCTGGCATTTTGAAGCAAGACGATGAATACATCCTATATAACGTTCACCTGTTCAAGAAATATGCGAACGCATTTATGAACGCATGCAGGGATAGAAAGTTCATTCCTCGTGAATTCAACTACTCTGAAGAACTCGTGGAGCAACTAAAGAGTGAGCATGCTTACGCAGCCAGCCAAGAGCAGTCTCAACGAGTACAACTTATCAGGTTGACGAAGACTGCATATGCAGACGTACTGGTGAACTGGTTTCATATAAAGGCCCTCCGTGTCTTCGTAGAGAGTGTCCTGCGTTACGGTGTCCCTCCACACTTTCTTACAAAGATTATCACCGTCCCAGACAAGGATTTTAAACAATGTAAGTCTGAGTTACTTGAACAATTCGGTTACTTAGGTGGGAATgccttttcaaaagataaaaaaggTAAGATTAAGCGTAATGATTCTACCTTACATGAATACGCATCTTTAGTGGACACTGATTATGAACCCTTTGTAATCTATGAAATGGAGTTATAA
- the SMY1 gene encoding Smy1p (similar to Ashbya gossypii ADR145C) — MMVDGTNVNGSSKEVSAEEDCGADESTDSRGNNNVKVMVRLKPIDAPEKQYNVAVVALDESTVEFPNNDTSPGSTNGVQGESPSRSFHFDYVFGTNSTQDDVYDFVAEEMLDQFFTGYNSTILAYGQTGSGKSYTMFGPIDNRGLIPRICHEIFERIGLLKSSADIEYVVSVSFLEIYLEKVYDLLGESINKSASPKKTSEKRTSLTIHESSTFGVYVQSATVISVSDGDELLHCIHLGESQRCKSSTDMNFESSRSHAIVKINLLKRDNLEGSIQKSDLFLVDLAGSEKVSKTNAVGATLEEAKKINLSLSSLGNVINALTQKDKKRTHIPYRDSQLTRLLRDSLGGNSKTTLILNCACDKSNEAETLTTLRFGSRAKQIENKAIVNRSDLFLKKKLERQIALLEKREQEYQNRITLLEHEVLALRANNIRAPSPDTEDIETENTKLKAQMDSLKSILSSGGSLEGEQHISTDDLLSKLMEKCELVVDLQARLDDQLDKETALKRMMDDLRLLEAQVIEKNHDLAEQLAILQLDNLNLTNENVTLSKDIATVHRILKTRAERIQVLESTVRELSDIRLGNESPLSAAFEAIKEVNEVPSALSPTSLGWWGVFGPSRRSSTGSLHSGGLAKIPSNEARRSRKAGFNLNVLKVSSSEEPETID, encoded by the coding sequence ATGATGGTGGACGGTACAAATGTGAATGGGAGTTCCAAAGAAGTCTCAGCCGAGGAGGATTGTGGTGCTGATGAATCTACAGATTCACGGGGTAACAATAATGTGAAGGTTATGGTAAGGTTAAAGCCTATTGACGCACCCGAAAAACAGTATAATGTTGCTGTAGTTGCTCTGGATGAAAGTACGGTTGAGTTCCCTAACAATGACACATCTCCTGGTTCTACGAATGGCGTTCAGGGGGAAAGTCCGTCTCGGTCATTTCATTTCGATTATGTATTTGGGACTAATTCCACACAAGACGATGTATACGATTTTGTAGCAGAGGAGATGCTAGATCAGTTTTTCACCGGTTATAATAGTACCATATTAGCATATGGACAGACAGGGTCTGGCAAGTCATACACGATGTTTGGGCCTATTGATAACAGAGGTTTAATTCCAAGAATATGTcatgaaatatttgaaagaataGGTTTATTAAAGAGTAGTGCAGACATTGAATATGTAGTGTCGGTatcatttttggaaatttatttggaaaaagtGTATGACTTGTTAGGTGAATCAATAAATAAGTCAGCTTCTCCCAAAAAAACTTCAGAAAAAAGAACCAGTTTAACAATCCATGAGTCTAGTACATTTGGTGTCTATGTTCAAAGTGCCACAGTAATTTCAGTTAGTGATGGCGATGAATTGTTACATTGTATCCATTTGGGTGAGTCTCAGAGATGTAAAAGTTCCACAGATATGAACTTTGAGAGTTCAAGGTCACATGCAATTGTAAAAATCAATCTACTGAAAAGAGACAATCTAGAAGGCAGTATTCAAAAGTCGGATCTCTTCTTGGTAGATTTAGCTGGATCAGAAAAAGTATCGAAGACCAATGCTGTTGGAGCCACCTTGGAAGAAGCTAAGAAAATAAACTTATCGTTAAGCTCGTTAGGAAATGTTATTAATGCATTAACACAAAAAGACAAGAAGCGCACCCATATTCCATATCGTGATTCCCAATTAACGAGATTATTGAGAGATTCTTTAGGTGGGAATAGTAAAACTACCCTAATCCTCAATTGTGCATGCGATAAGTCTAACGAGGCAGAGACGTTGACAACATTAAGATTTGGTTCCAGAGCAAAACAAATTGAGAATAAAGCAATTGTCAATAGAAGTGacttgtttttgaagaagaaattggaaAGACAAATAGCCTTGCTTGAAAAAAGGGAACAGGAATATCAAAATCGTATCACCTTGTTAGAACATGAAGTACTGGCTCTAAGAGCCAATAATATTAGAGCTCCCAGCCCCGATACAGAAGATATCGAGACTGAAAATACAAAGTTAAAAGCACAAATGGATTCCCTAAAATCTATACTTAGTTCCGGTGGGAGCTTAGAAGGCGAACAGCATATATCTACTGATGATCTTTTATCCAAACTTATGGAAAAGTGTGAACTAGTAGTGGATCTACAGGCACGGTTAGACGATCAGCTTGACAAAGAAACTGcattaaaaagaatgatGGACGATCTACGGCTTTTGGAAGCTCAAGTAATAGAGAAGAATCATGATTTAGCAGAGCAGCTAGCCATTTTACAATTAGACAATTTAAATTTGACTAACGAAAATGTAACACTTTCAAAAGATATTGCAACAGTTCATAGGATATTAAAAACTAGAGCTGAAAGAATCCAAGTTTTAGAATCAACAGTTCGTGAATTATCTGACATAAGGCTAGGCAACGAATCACCACTTTCTGCAGCCTTCGAAGCTATTAAAGAAGTCAATGAAGTTCCTTCTGCTCTATCTCCAACTTCACTAGGTTGGTGGGGTGTGTTTGGGCCGTCGCGCAGATCGTCTACAGGCAGCTTACACTCTGGCGGATTGGCCAAGATACCAAGTAACGAAGCTAGAAGGTCTAGGAAAGCAGGTTTCAATTTGAATGTGCTAAAGGTATCTTCCTCTGAGGAACCGGAAACAATAGACTAA